Proteins from a genomic interval of Echeneis naucrates chromosome 21, fEcheNa1.1, whole genome shotgun sequence:
- the bbs5 gene encoding BBSome complex member BBS5: protein MASVLDALWEDRDVRFDITAQQMKTRPGEVLIDCLDSIEDTKGNNGDRGRLLVTNLRIIWHSLALPRVNLSVGYNSIINITTRTANSKLRGQTEALYILTKSNNTRFEFIFTNVVPGSPRLFTSVIAVHRAYETSKMYRDLKLRAALIQNKQLRLLPREQVYDKINGVWNLSSDQGNLGTFFITNVRIVWHANMNESFNVSIPFLQIWSIRIRDSKFGLALVIESSRQSGGYVLGFKIDPVDKLQDALKEINSLHKVYSANPIFGVDYEMEEKPQPLEELTVEQPPDDVEIEPDEQTDAFTAYFADGNKQQDREPVFSEELGLAIEKLKDGFTLNGLWEVMG from the exons ATGGCGTCTGTTTTAGATGCTCTGTGGGAAGACAGGGACGTGAGGTTCGACATTACAGCCCA ACAGATGAAAACCCGTCCCGGAGAGGTGCTAATAGACTGTCTGGACTCCATAGAAGACACGAAGGGGAACAACGGAGACAGAG GACGACTGTTAGTCACAAACCTGAGGATCATTTGGCACTCTCTTGCCCTGCCAAGAGTCAATCTGT ctGTGGGTTACAACTCAATCATTAATATTACAACACGGACAGCTAACTCA AAATTGCGAGGCCAAACAGAAGCACTCTATATCCTGACAAAGTCCAACAACACAagatttgaattcattttcacaaatgtgGTTCCAGGAAGCCCGCGGCTCTTTACTTCTGTCATTGCTGTACACAG GGCGTATGAGACTTCTAAGATGTACAGGGACTTGAAACTACGAGCAGCTCTTATTCAAAACAAGCAGCTGAGGCTTTTGCCCCGTGAGCAAGTGTATGATAAAATTAATGGAGTGTGGAATCTATCCAGTGACCAG GGCAATCTTGGGACTTTCTTTATCACCAATGTGCGGATTGTGTGGCATGCCAATATGAATGAGAGCTTCAATGTCAGCATTCCTTTCCTCCAGATT tGGTCTATCAGAATAAGAGACTCAAAGTTTGGCTTGGCTTTGGTTATCGAGAGTTCACGTCAG AGTGGCGGCTATGTGCTTGGATTTAAGATTGACCCTGTGGATAAGCTTCAAGATGCACTTAAGGAAATCAATTCATTGCATAAGGTGTACTCTGCCAATCCTATCTTCGGAGTGGACtatgaaatggaagaaaag CCACAGCCGCTGGAAGAACTCACAGTGGAACAGCCTCCTGATGATGTGGAAATTGAGCCCGATGAGCAGACTGATGCTTTCACT GCCTACTTTGCTGATGGCAATAAG CAACAAGACCGGGAGCCAGTGTTCTCTGAGGAGCTGGGCCTCGCCATTGAAAAACTCAAGGATGGCTTCACGCTTAATGGACTGTGGGAAGTCATGGGCTGA
- the klhl41a gene encoding kelch-like protein 41a, which yields MDPQGLREDLRLFQSTLLQDGLKELLNENKLIDCTLKIGDRSIPCHRLILAACSPYFREIYFSEDGKEVNKSEVVLENLDPNVMELIVNYMYSAEIDINEDNVQDILTVANRFQIPSVFTVCVNYLQKQLSKKNCLAIYRLGLMLNCPRLAIAARDYIADRFEIIAKDAEFLELAPPELFAIIGADALNVEKEEMVFETLMRWIKKDKEKRIKSLEEAFECIRFRLLSEKYFKEKVEKDDLIKANPELLKKLKVIKDAFAGKVPERKKGQDGEEGEEGKLPGFLNDNRRFGMYAKDLLLMINDTAAVSYDVQENECFLAAMAEQIPRNHVSLISKKNNLFVLGGLFVDEEDKENPLQCYFYQLDSIGAEWIALPPMPSPRCLFAMGEFENLIFAIAGKDLQSDESHDTVMCYDTEKMKWTEAKKLPLKIHGQSVVSENGLVYCIGGKTDDNKPTNKMFAYNHKKSEWKEVASMKTPRSMFGAVIHKGKIIVAGGVNEDGLISACETYDFGTNKWSPFTEFPQERSSINLVSCGGQLYAVGGFAMVENDNKECAPSEIIDIWQYEDDKKQWSGMIREMRYAAGATCVSMRLNTAKMPKL from the exons ATGGATCCCCAAGGTTTGAGAGAAGATCTTCGTCTTTTTCAGAGCACTTTGCTGCAGGATGGACTCAAAGAGCTTCTGAATGAGAATAAGTTAATTGATTGTACCCTCAAGATTGGAGACCGAAGCATCCCTTGCCATCGGCTCATTCTGGCAGCATGCAGCCCTTATTTCCGGGAGATTTACTTCTCAGAGGATGGCAAGGAAGTGAACAAATCAGAGGTTGTTCTGGAGAATCTGGATCCCAATGTTATGGAGCTGATTGTGAATTACATGTACTCAGCTGAGATTGACATCAATGAAGACAATGTGCAGGACATTCTGACTGTCGCCAATCGCTTCCAGATCCCCTCAGTGTTCACAGTTTGTGTGAATTACCTACAGAAacagctgtcaaagaaaaactgtctCGCCATCTACAGGCTTGGGCTGATGCTGAACTGTCCCAGACTGGCAATTGCAGCGCGAGATTACATTGCAGACAGATTTGAGATCATAGCCAAGGATGCCGAATTTTTAGAGCTTGCTCCACCTGAACTCTTTGCTATTATTGGAGCGGACGCACTGAATGTAGAGAAAGAAGAGATGGTGTTTGAGACGCTGATGAGGTGGATCAAGAAGGACAAAGAGAAGCGCATAAAATCACTAGAGGAGGCTTTCGAGTGCATTCGCTTCCGTTTGCTCTCAGAGAAGTACTTTAAGGAAAAGGTAGAGAAAGATGACCTCATCAAGGCCAACCCTGAACTCCTCAAGAAACTCAAAGTCATCAAGGATGCCTTTGCAGGGAAGGTgccagagaggaaaaagggacaagatggtgaagaaggagaagaggggaaGTTGCCTGGCTTCCTGAATGATAACCGCAGATTTGGCATGTATGCTAAAGACCTGCTGTTGATGATCAATGACACTGCTGCCGTGTCCTATGACGTCCAGGAGAACGAATGTTTTCTTGCTGCAATGGCAGAGCAGATCCCCCGAAACCACGTCAGTCTGATATCAAAGAAGAACAACTTGTTTGTATTGGGAGGACTCTTTGTTGATgaagaggacaaagaaaacCCGTTGCAATGTTATTTCTACCAG CTGGACAGCATTGGTGCTGAGTGGATTGCTCTGCCACCAATGCCATCCCCAAGGTGTCTCTTTGCTATGGGAGAATTTGAAAATCTTATCTTTGCTATAGCAGGAAAAGACTTACAGTCCGATGAGTCACATGACACTGTTATGTGCTATGACACTGA aaaaatgaaGTGGACAGAGGCAAAAAAGTTGCCATTGAAAATCCACGGCCAAAGTGTGGTCTCTGAGAACGGACTGGTCTACTGTATCGGAGGCAAAACGGATGACAA TAAACCAACCAACAAGATGTTTGCGTACAACCACAAGAAGTCAGAGTGGAAGGAGGTGGCATCCATGAAGACTCCCAGATCGATGTTTGGAGCTGTGATACACAAAGGGAAGATTATTGTGGCTGGAGGCGTCAATGAGGACGGTCTCATATCTGCATGTGAGACCTATGACTTTGGAACCAACAA ATGGTCACCCTTCACAGAGTTTCCCCAGGAGAGGAGTTCAATCAACCTGGTGAGCTGTGGCGGGCAGCTCTACGCTGTGGGGGGCTTCGCCATGGTGGAGAACGACAACAAAGAGTGTGCACCCAGCGAAATCATTGACATTTGGCA GTATGAAGATGACAAGAAGCAGTGGAGTGGCATGATCAGAGAGATGCGTTATGCAGCTGGAGCCACCTGTGTGTCCATGCGTCTGAATACAGCCAAAATGCCTAAACTGTAG
- the fastkd1 gene encoding FAST kinase domain-containing protein 1, mitochondrial, which translates to MMLRLRCVNVCFRRLLHGGTVNRDQVLEQLRVCSAEDQVFDVVGRNKAKLTVGHVGCAVGMLWQFQREKPQLLRTVELIRSHPQFLTLRVLAENKISLMDDLMLVDMLYSFLRLNVDPHDSLVQQLVSEAWLRIDRFPMASLSKFAICLNDQHLQHSPLMGRITSIVDQRLSCIDDARILTTLMISMSSLVSTRLRDALISRADHLLDAMDPSQYNNPRRVVQFLRNVKYSHRPLLEKCNQILLCNVPRLDAENIGIIMGLYQSLQFNNCDFRLAVKERLIELIDSSTDPFSFTKLFVALAPLASPDIRERLENTAFMLADELSAHQALALAEALEEINSRNLSLLSKIASLIQRNLHVYKPVEVARVTQALYLLQYQNPELFTKLRSILMKFLQHSVFPYEVIMLTRVLSMLPCPRPDEALTSRVEAVVMQCNLNDLNTISLTIAKWVRNDPSYRHSTPSKYVRLLQTLNRCGHQRLQTADRLDLVLEELKFVSGEWFEEMLLEETMAMLQRMMDQINWTNVPELSLFLTKMNCLCPLLMDHIARVAIKDIDKIHYSATYATLLPFSVLNYDSAQADELYDACVQRFTPHITSFDPHLLVLLAYALAVADCFPEELVRRIFSIDFLGKLDSQLETLPDALNMRTRLRLMDLNRAVCLECPEFQVPWFHERYCQQLQKKGHGSISPMQQQIHKMLGEVLGGINFVRLSVVTPYFYTVDFECMLDSHRQPLAYATQSSLQISDGEKAHWATGSLEKVKDELPPGAQRVSVDFLDSKSFCKNSHHMKGEALMRKRHLEILGYRVIQIPHFEWNSMELSTPDAWKEYLKKKIFRDLSS; encoded by the exons ATGATGCTTCGGCTTCGGTGTGTGAACGTCTGCTTTCGGAGGCTCCTTCACGGAGGGACGGTGAACCGAGACCAGGTGCTGGAGCAGCTGCGGGTCTGCTCGGCGGAGGATCAGGTGTTTGACGTGGTGGGGAGGAACAAGGCCAAGCTGACAGTGGGCCATGTGGGCTGTGCTGTGGGGATGCTGTGGCAGTTTCAGAGGGAGAAGCCTCAGCTGCTCAGGACTGTGGAGCTCATCAGGAGTCACCCTCAGTTCCTGACTCTCCGGGTTctggctgaaaataaaatttctctCATGGATGATCTCATGTTGGTGGACATGCTTTACAGTTTTCTCAG GCTGAATGTGGATCCACACGACTCTCTTGTTCAACAGCTGGTTTCAGAAGCATGGCTAAGAATAGACAG ATTTCCAATGGCGTCGCTTTCCAAGTTTGCAATTTGTCTAAATGATCAGCACCTCCAGCACAGTCCTCTAATGGGCCGCATCACCAGTATTGTGGATCAGAGACTGTCCTGTATTGATGATGCCAG GATTCTAACTACACTGATGATAAGCATGTCATCACTGGTGTCTACTCGGCTGCGCGATGCCTTAATTAGCCGGGCAGATCACCTTCTGGACGCCATGGATCCCTCACAGTACAACAACCCTCGGAGAGTGGTGCAGTTTTTGCGTAATGTGAAGTACAGCCACCGGCCTCTGCTGGAGAAGTGCAACCAAATCCTCTTGTGCAATGTGCCGAGGCTGGATGCGGAGAATATCGGCATCATCATGGGGCTGTATCAGTCCCTGCAGTTCAACAACTGTGACTTCAGGCTGGCTGTTAAAGAGCGGCTGATTGAACTGATTGATTCAAGCACTGATCCTTTCTCCTTCACTAAACTGTTTGTTGCTCTGGCTCCCTTGGCCAGCCCAGACATCAGAGAACG GTTGGAGAACACTGCCTTCATGTTAGCAGATGAGCTCAGTGCACACCAGGCTCTGGCTTTAGCAGAAGCACTCGAAGAGATTAACAGCAGGAATCTCAGTTTACTGAGCAA GATTGCGTCACTCATCCAGAGGAACCTTCATGTGTATAAACCAGTAGAGGTGGCCCGAGTCACCCAAGCCCTTTATCTGTTGCAGTACCAGAACCCTGAACTCTTCACCAAACTAAGAAGTATTTTAATGAA ATTTTTGCAACACAGCGTCTTCCCCTACGAGGTGATCATGCTGACCCGTGTTCTGTCCATGCTGCCCTGCCCGCGGCCCGACGAGGCTTTGACTTCACGGGTAGAGGCGGTGGTGATGCAGTGTAATCTCAACGACCTCAACACCATTTCCCTCACCATCGCCAAGTGGGTACGGAATGATCCGTCCTACCGCCACAGCACTCCCAGTAAGTATGTCCGGCTGTTGCAGACTCTGAACCGCTGCGGCCACCAGAGACTACAAACGGCAGACCGGCTGGACTTGGTGCTTGAGGAGCTAAAGTTTGTTTCGGGAGAGTGGTTTGAAGAAATGCTGCTCGAGGAAACAATGGCCATGCTGCAGAGGATGATGGACCAAATAAACTGGACCAATGTGCCAGAGCTGTCCCTCTTCTTAACCAAGATGAATTGCCTCTGCCCTCTTCTAATGGACCATATTGCCCGTGTGGCCATTAAAGACATTGATAAG ATTCACTACTCCGCAACTTATGCAACCCTGCTACCCTTTTCTGTCCTGAATTATGATTCTGCACAAGCAGACGAGTTGTACGATGCTTGTGTTCAGCGCTTCACTCCTCACATCA CCTCCTTTGACCCACACCTGCTGGTTCTCCTGGCATATGCCTTGGCTGTAGCTGACTGCTTTCCCGAGGAACTGGTCAGAAGAATCTTCAGCATCGACTTTCTGGGAAAATTGGATTCGCAACTTGAAA CCTTACCTGATGCGCTCAACATGCGGACCAGACTGCGCCTCATGGACCTCAACCGAGCTGTGTGTCTCGAGTGTCCTGAGTTTCAGGTGCCGTGGTTTCATGAGCGCTACTGCCAGCAGCTGCAAAAGAAAG gacATGGTAGCATTAGTCCCATGCAGCAGCAAATCCACAAAATGCTGGGGGAAGTTCTAGGTGGCATCAACTTTGTCAGACTCTCAGTTGTCACGCCATATTTTTACACTGTGG ACTTTGAATGCATGCTGGACTCACACCGACAGCCGCTGGCTTACGCCACACAAAGCTCGCTGCAGATCTCAGATGGAGAGAAGGCACACTGGGCCACAGGCTCGCTGGAAAAAGTCAAGGATGAGCTACCACCTGGAGCTCAGAG AGTTTCTGTGGACTTTCTTGATTCAAAGTCTTTCTGCAAAAATTCTCATCATATGAAAGGTGAAGCTCTGATGAGAAAAAGACACCTTGAGATTCTGGGATATCGTGTTATTCAG ATCCCTCACTTTGAATGGAACTCTATGGAGCTTTCAACACCGGATGCCTGGAAGGAATAtctaaagaagaaaatatttcgaGATCTTTCCTCCTAA
- the ppig gene encoding peptidyl-prolyl cis-trans isomerase G, whose translation MGIKVQRPRCFLDIGISNVLVGRIVVELFSDICPKTCENFRCLCTGEKGIGKGTQKPLHYKGCLFHRIVKDFMIQGGDFSEGNGRGGESIYGGFFEDESFAVKHNKEYLLSMANRGKDTNGSQFFITTKPSPHLDGVHVVFGHVISGQEVVQTMESQKTDPNSRPYADIKVLNCGELVPKSKAKKEGKKREQASSSSSSSSSDSESSSDSSSDSEESEKESKKRKKKAKKLKKKQKKKEKKRSEPESAEEKEQEELVTSTVRPEEIPPIPENRFLMRRSPQAVQKSKEEVEKDQRNKDERQRESTTYNSQSAYHRRLVMTRSGRKIKGRGPRRYRTPSRSRSRSRDRFRRSETPPHWRQELQRQRMRAFTGERWIKGDKGDMNDDAKDEDAKASRRERRGSSVKHDKTAEGKKDRKTRSHRSKSKEEDAVEKDEKHGKHKEKKRDKSQSRSKSREKSKRSKSRDRGHKHRSADRRGHSRSKELNANKKEKESESDPNKDRNKHHESEKKHKEDTKGRNGERTRTKSKSKERTTSKDGRRSSSRNRDRGGTAASKDKEEKRERDRERGRERSRSRGRRSNSERENRRRGTSRDKEHRSSPDRNKTRDSNRSRRSRSKSNRTDHSKDRSSHRKDKDREAGHQRRRRSSSSDSDRSEKGKGKRSPDYKRRHNSTSKSKDRRSPTKSRPDNTKSKDKNDSKRNKSSSSSISDSD comes from the exons ATGGGGATCAAGGTTCAGCGACCTCGATGCTTCCTCGACATTGGGATCAGTAATGTGCTCG TTGGCAGAATCGTGGTGGAGTTGTTTTCAGACATCTGTCCCAAAACATGTGAAAATTTTAGATGCCTCTGCACAG GTGAAAAGGGCATCGGCAAAGGAACTCAGAAACCTCTTCACTACAAAGGGTGTCTGTTCCATCGAATTGTAAAAGACTTTATGATTCAAGGAGGAGACTTCAGTGAGG gCAATGGAAGAGGAGGTGAATCCATCTATGGAGGTTTTTTTGAAG ATGAAAGCTTTGCtgttaaacacaacaaagagtACCTTCTGTCTATGGCCAATAGAGGAAAAGATACAAATGGTTCCCAGTTTTTCAT AACAACAAAACCTTCACCACATCTGGATGG TGTCCATGTGGTGTTTGGTCATGTCATCTCTGGCCAAGAGGTTGTTCAAACCATGGAGAGCCAGAAAACAGACCCTAACAGCAGACCATATGCAGACATTAAAGTTTTGAACTGTGGGGAACTGGTTCCTAAATCCAAAG caaagaaggaaggaaaaaagagagagcaggcCTCCTCCAGTTCCAGCAGTAGCTCCAGCGATTCTGAAAGCTCATCAGATTCCTCTTCTGATTCTGAAGAATCTGAGAAAGAATCCAAGAAGCGaaaaaagaaggcaaaaaagctgaaaaagaaacagaagaagaaggagaagaaaag GTCAGAGCCTGAAagtgctgaagagaaagaacaagaggagTTGGTAACATCTACTGTACGTCCTGAAGAAATTCCACCCATCCCAGAGAATCGATTCCTCATGAGGAGAAGCCCCCAGGCTGTCCAGAAGTCAAAGGAGGAGGTTGAGAAGGATCAGAGAAATAAAgatgaaaggcagagagagag CACGACATATAATTCTCAGTCAGCATATCATAGAAGACTGGTGATGACGCGATCTGGCAGGAAAATAAAGGGCAGAGGTCCAAGG AGGTACCGGACTCCATCACGCTCTCGTTCAAGGTCCAGGGATCGTTTTCGGCGCAGTGAAACTCCTCCACATTGGCGTCAGGAGCTGCAGCGTCAGAGGATGAGGGCTTTCACTGGGGAACGCTGGATTAAGGGTGACAA agGTGACATGAACGATGATGCTAAAGACGAAGATGCTAAAGCTTCAAGAAGGGAGAGACGGGGCTCCAGTGTGAAGCATGATAAAACAGCTGAGGgtaaaaaagacaggaaaacacGGTCACATAGATCCAAAAGCAAGGAAGAGGATGCTGTAGAGAAGGATGAGAAACATGGCaaacacaaggaaaagaaaCGTGATAAGTCTCAAAGTCGCAGTAAAAGCAGGGAAAAGAGTAAAAGGTCCAAAAGCAGAGATAGGGGGCACAAACACAGAAGTGCTGACAGGAGAGGTCACTCAAGGAGCAAAGAACTAAATGCtaacaagaaagaaaaggaatcaGAGTCTGATCCCAATAAAGATAGAAATAAGCACCACGAGTCTgagaaaaaacataaagaggacacaaaaggaagaaatggTGAAAGAACTAGAACAAAGtccaaaagcaaagaaagaacaaCTTCAAAAGATGGACGCAGAtcgagcagcagaaacagagataGAGGTGGGACTGCAGCATCAAAAGATAAGGAAGAAAAACGAGAAAGAGACAGGGAACGAGGCAGGGAGCGTAGCAGGAGTCGGGGAAGGCGAAGCAACAGTGAAAGGGAGAATAGGAGGCGAGGAACATCCAGGGATAAGGAACATCGTTCAAGTCCAGATCGAAATAAGACCAGGGACTCTAACAGAAGCAGACGCTCCCGAAGTAAGAGTAACAGAACAGACCACAGCAAAGATCGGTCATCTCatagaaaagacaaagacagagaagcTGGCCACCAAAGGAGAAGACGTAGTAGCAGCTCTGACAGCGATAGAAGTGAGAAAGGGAAGGGTAAAAGGAGTCCAGATTACAAAAGAAGACATAATAGTACCTCTAAATCCAAAGACAGGAGAAGTCCAACTAAGTCAAGACCAGATAatacaaaaagcaaagacaaaaatgacagCAAGAGGAATAAATCTAGCTCTAGCTCAATTTCTGACAGTGACTGA
- the cfap210 gene encoding coiled-coil domain-containing protein 173, translating to MTSVVQHGRRRGCSKSASSAEGASRMIQPPDLRQVTVLSKAEWRRIQDELNRVNRDKERMREAANQREALHLQSKEAVKLWSNTIAGQRQKKLEAKKIREQIEEEKRKLIDIEEAKYQEQTRKEAIEKAKTQLYYQTDRVKGLHRALLLTEVLKEREAQIELKQRIKNAQKDMDKHFMETVKTRKDAALREEQEKAHQKKIKRLAVAEDLKKQIKEHELAREQEKAENKKDREKIQDLHEIYQWEQRMEEERQVEQKRNLMQAHLKHLDDKDFIRAAEARKQEADEEQRKLFLSTKQKMMTLRKAREAELLREAQMHREKIMNKLAVTQQEQAVSDEQRIAKAVAERDAKQAQQQKEEAAKRAAMLKAIAAHRQFKRQEKEQKDKVEQQTMRDVLLAKKEADRIFSEKQQLKAQRTLEQEKTVQDFNATQMVAKMARHQQVRKEEHEFEAKIGCIVAEEENKFHQYSQQVINAASDAQRNIFPLRKAAREGIGGGHGPVFSGVRPSYLVQDCSGAQMPKYVSGVTQDIKKLHEAVDIQEAKRRLGFTWQ from the exons ATGACATCGGTGGTTCAGCACGGCCGACGGAGAGGCTGCAGTAAAAGTG CGTCTTCAGCAGAGGGAGCCAGCAGGATGATCCAGCCACCTGATCTCCGACAAGTGACAGTTTTAAGCAAGGCTGAATGGCGGCGAATTCAAGATGAACTGAACCGAGTTAATAGAGAtaaggagagaatgagagaggcaGCAAACCAAAGAGAAGCCCTGCACTTGCAATCAAAAGAGGCAGTGAAACTGTGGTCCAATACCATCGCT GGTCAAAGGCAAAAGAAGCTGGAGGCAAAGAAGATTCGAGAGcagattgaagaggagaaaagaaaactgattgATATAGAGGAAGCCAAATACCAGGAACAAACGCGTAAAGAGGCCATTGAAAAAGCAAAGACTCAGCTGTATTATCAAACCGACCGGGTCAAAGGATTACAT CGTGCACTCTTGCTGACAGAAGTGCTGAAGGAGAGGGAGGCCCAGATTGAGCTaaagcaaagaataaaaaatgcacaaaaagatATGGACAAACACTTCATGGAGACGGTAAAGACCAGAAAGGATGCAGCTCtaagagaggagcaggagaaagcACATCAGAAGAAGATTAAGAGACTGGCTGTGGCAGAGGACCTGAAAAAACA AATTAAGGAACACGAGTTGGCAAGAGAgcaggaaaaggcagaaaataagaaggacagagaaaaaatCCAGGACCTTCATGAAATCTATCAGTGGGAGCAGAGAATGGAGGAAGAACGACAAGTAGAGCAGAAGAGAAACCTGATGCAAGCTCACCTG AAACATCTCGACGACAAAGACTTCATAAGAGCTGCAGAGGCACGAAAACAAGAGGCTGACGAGGAGCAAAGGAAACTTTTCCTCTCTACCAAACAAAAAATGATGACGTTAAGGAAAGCCAGAGAAGCTGAGCTTCTTAG GGAAGCCCAGATGCACAGAGAGAAGATCATGAACAAACTTGCAGTAACACAGCAGGAGCAGGCTGTCAGCGATGAGCAGAGGATTGCCAAGGCTGTCGCTGAACGAGATGCAAAGCaggcacaacaacaaaaggaggAGGCGGCGAAGAGGGCTGCAATGCTGAAGGCGATCGCAGCACATAGACAATTCAAG AGACaagagaaggagcagaaggaCAAAGTAGAGCAACAGACGATGCGAGATGTGCTTCTGGCCAAGAAAGAGGCGGACAGGATATTTTCTGAGAAGCAACAACTGAAAGCTCAAAGGACCTTAGAGCAAGAAAAGACTGTCCAAGATTTTAATGCCACGCAAATG GTTGCAAAAATGGCAAGACATCAGCAGGTGAGGAAAGAGGAACACGAGTTTGAAGCAAAGATCGGCTGCATTGTTgctgaggaagaaaacaagtttcACCAGTATTCACAGCAAGTCATCAACGCAGCATCGGACGCTCAAAGAAACATCTTTCCACTTCGTAAAGCAGCCAGGGAGGGCATCGGAGGAGGGCATGGTCCCGTTTTCAGTGGAGTCAGGCCTAGCTACCTTGTTCAAGACTGTAGTGGTGCTCAGATGCCCAAATATGTCTCTGGTGTCACCCAGGACATTAAAAAGCTTCATGAAGCTGTAGATATTCAAGAAGCAAAGAGACGACTTGGGTTTACTTGGCAATGA